ATAATGAAGCTGATGCTAAAATAAATCCTAGAAAACCTTTCAATGCATATTTTAAATCAAGTTGTCCTGCGTGTGGAACAGAAGGTGCTCAAATGTATTCTTCAGCGCACTATGATAAGGGTATGAGATGTAATACGTGTCATGATCCACATGAAGTAACTTTTAATGATTGGAAAAGTGGTTACACTAAAACAAAACTTAAAAAAACTTGCAAAGATTGTCATGAAACCCAAGCTAGTTTTTTCAAAAAAGGTGGAATTCACGCAAAAGATAGCTGTACAGCTTGTCACATGCCAAATATGATGAGTTGTGAAAACTTTGGAGCGGTTCAAAACCCTGATAAAGGTGGATTTGATAATGTTAGAGCCTCACATATTTGGAATATCAAAGTAGACAAAACCGCAAAAACACTCAACCCACCAGAAGGCAAAGAAAGATCACCTAAAGTTGGTGGTTGGACTATAGCTAGAGATGATGAAGGTAGATTTTTCCTTGATTTAATGTGGAGTTGTGGTAGAACTAGTTTTAGCGATATTAACCTAATGGGTCCTGGTGCAAGTGGTTGTCATAGTCCTGTGCAATCAACCTTACCTGAAAAACTTCACTTTAGTAATCAAGAAATGATTTATGATAAAGTAATGCAGTGGCAAAATCCTGTTAAAGAAGGCTATGAGAAAATTAGAAAAGGCATAGCAAATATTGATAAAACTTTTGCTGAAAAAACCAAACTTTCAGTAGAACAAAAATCAAAAGTACTAAGCCTAACTAATCAAGCTCAAGCCATAGCTGATAGACTAGAAAAAGATGGTTCTTGGGGTGTTCATGGGCCTGCTTATTCTAAGAAAATCATAGAAGAAGCTTTAATTTATATCCAAGAAGCACAAAATATCCTAAATGATAAATAAAAACAAAGGAAGAATGAAAAATTCTTCCTTCAAATAAGGAGCTAGTCTTGAAAAATTTAATCATTCGACTTTTTATTGTCCTTTTTACTCTCTTTATGCCATCAGGATTTATTTTTGCTGAGGCTAATGGAGAAATAGGCTCAATAGAAGGTGTAAAAAGTATTAGCTTAGCACAAGCTCAAGAAATGCTAGATCAAAATAATACTTATTTTTTTGATGTCAACTCAGAGCAAGATAGACAAGCTAATGGCTATATACCTAATTCCATATCAACCTATGTTGAAAATTGGCAAAATTTATTACCTAATGATAAAAATGCAAATTTAGTATTTTATGGTTTAAATCGTTTTAGATTTGAAGCTTCTCAAGCTGCTGCAGTTGCTATAGAACTTGGCTATAAGAACTCTGTTGTAATGCTTGATGGCATTGAATCATGGATAACATCAGGTAGAAAAGTTGAAAAAATAGACACAGTTAAATGGGAAAAAGCTAAAGAAATTATCGAGTTTAAAGATACTATCCACTCAAGATTTAAATTTAGCAATACCCCATCTTGTCGTGATTGTCATGCTCAAAAAGGTAAAGGCATTAGAGCTGATATTGCAGCAAGTAAAAACTTAATCAATCAAAAATGCGCAACTTGCCATGAAAAAGCAAGCAATGCTTTGGCAAAAAGCGCTCATGGGATACAAGAGTTCTTGCCTGCTCAAGATATGCAAAAGAAAAAAGAAAAACCATCTTGTGCGACTTGTCACTCTATTCATGTTACCCCAAAACATTCAGGAATTTATTCACAAAAACAATTAGTCGATCAAAAATGCGCACAATGCCATAAACAAAAAAGTGCAACTTTCCATATGACTTTCCATGGTAAAGGTATGTTTTTAAGTACTCCAGGTGAAACTCCAAGTGTTGCTACTTGTTCTGATTGTCATGGCAAACACAATATTTTAAAATCAAGTGAAAGAAACTCAACTCTCTCGCCAATTAACCGTGTTCAAACTTGCAAATCATGTCACCCAAATGCAAATGAAAATTTCGCAAATTGGATGGCACATGCTGATCATAGCGATGGTGAAAAATATCCTGGATTACATGGTGCTTATATATTTATGACTATTTTAGTGATTTCTGTGTTTGTTTTCTTTGGAGCTCATACTATACTTTGGTGCTTGCGTTTAATTGCTATGCGTATAAAATATCCTAAAGAATGGAAAGAAGCAAGAAAAGCAGCGCATGAAGATAAAGTAAGAGTAAGAAGATTTAGCACTTTCCATAGAATTCAACATTTCTTTATGGCAGCTAGTTTCTTGGGTCTTGCATTCTCAGGCTTACCGCAAAAATTTTATGATTCAGCGTGGGCTAAACCTATGATTGATTTAATGGGTGGAGATATTATTAACGCAGCAACCATACATCATATTTCAGCCATAGTAATGTTTGCAGTATTTTTCTCTCACATTGGAGAAATCATCATTGTAAATTGGAAACGCCGTGATGTAGCAAGGGATCCAATAACTGGCAAAATAAGCTTTATGAAAGTTTTAAAAGCTACTTTTGGACCTGATTCTTTAATGCCAAATTGGCAAGATTTTAAAGATATGAAAGATCATTTTAAATGGTTCTTTGGTTTTGGGCCAAGACCACAATTTGACCGCTGGACTTATTGGGAAAAATTTGACTATCTAGCAGTATTTTGGGGTATGTTTATCATTGGTATTTCAGGGCTTATTTTATGGTTTCCTGCTTTCTTTGGTAAATTTTTACCAGGTGAAGCAATCAACCTAGCAACCCTACTTCACTCTGATGAAGCTTTACTTGCTACAGGATTTATTTTTGCAATTCATTTCTTTAATACGCATTTTAGAGCAGATCGCTTCCCTATGGATATGGTGATTTTCTCAGGAAGTATTAGTGAAGAAGAGATTAAACAAGAAAGAAGTGTATGGTATAAACGCTTAAAAGAAAGTGGAAAATTAAGCACTTTATATGAAAATAAAAGTAATTTCAAAGCATATCAATGGCTAGCTAAGCTTGTAGGATTTGCAATGCTAATCACTGGCTTAGTATTTTTATTTTTAATGCTTTATACTTTCTTTAACACTATCTTATAACCTTATTCGCTATAATAGCGAATAAGGACTTTTCCTAACTTTTTCAAGGATTTTAAATGTTTAAAACAATACTCACACTTAGTTTTTTAAGTATTTTTTTTACAGCTTGTTCTAATGAAGAAAAACTTGATTCTAATTTAATCTCAAGTGGCACACAATTTTCTAAAGAAAATTTACAAAAAGCAAATGATTTAGATAAAAAATCTTATGAAGAAATAGCTCATTTATTTAAAGATAATACAAATATAAAAAGTGATGATAAAAATATTTTAATCATTTTTAGTGCAAATCAGTGCCTTTATTGTGATAAATTAAAAGAAGAGATTAAAAATGATAAAAAAATACAAGAACTTATAAAAGAAAAATACAGCTCTTATTATATAAATATAAGCTATAAAAAAATTCATACAT
This genomic stretch from Campylobacter lari subsp. concheus harbors:
- a CDS encoding rhodanese-like domain-containing protein, with amino-acid sequence MKNLIIRLFIVLFTLFMPSGFIFAEANGEIGSIEGVKSISLAQAQEMLDQNNTYFFDVNSEQDRQANGYIPNSISTYVENWQNLLPNDKNANLVFYGLNRFRFEASQAAAVAIELGYKNSVVMLDGIESWITSGRKVEKIDTVKWEKAKEIIEFKDTIHSRFKFSNTPSCRDCHAQKGKGIRADIAASKNLINQKCATCHEKASNALAKSAHGIQEFLPAQDMQKKKEKPSCATCHSIHVTPKHSGIYSQKQLVDQKCAQCHKQKSATFHMTFHGKGMFLSTPGETPSVATCSDCHGKHNILKSSERNSTLSPINRVQTCKSCHPNANENFANWMAHADHSDGEKYPGLHGAYIFMTILVISVFVFFGAHTILWCLRLIAMRIKYPKEWKEARKAAHEDKVRVRRFSTFHRIQHFFMAASFLGLAFSGLPQKFYDSAWAKPMIDLMGGDIINAATIHHISAIVMFAVFFSHIGEIIIVNWKRRDVARDPITGKISFMKVLKATFGPDSLMPNWQDFKDMKDHFKWFFGFGPRPQFDRWTYWEKFDYLAVFWGMFIIGISGLILWFPAFFGKFLPGEAINLATLLHSDEALLATGFIFAIHFFNTHFRADRFPMDMVIFSGSISEEEIKQERSVWYKRLKESGKLSTLYENKSNFKAYQWLAKLVGFAMLITGLVFLFLMLYTFFNTIL
- a CDS encoding SoxW family protein, giving the protein MFKTILTLSFLSIFFTACSNEEKLDSNLISSGTQFSKENLQKANDLDKKSYEEIAHLFKDNTNIKSDDKNILIIFSANQCLYCDKLKEEIKNDKKIQELIKEKYSSYYINISYKKIHTFYKNHKSDLSTAEISSIYNIIATPTIVILNKNSQTLLNYPGFISAKRLSATMEFLNQKENQNLDEATIAQKLIHFYKENNI